A single window of Ammospiza caudacuta isolate bAmmCau1 chromosome Z, bAmmCau1.pri, whole genome shotgun sequence DNA harbors:
- the LOC131571121 gene encoding betaine--homocysteine S-methyltransferase 1, with protein sequence MLPIRKTAKQGKRGILERLDAGEIVIGDGGFVFALEKRGYVKAGPWTPEATVEHPEAVRQLHREFLRAGSNVLQTFTFYASEDKLENRGNYVAEKISCHKVNEAACDIAREVANEGDALVAGGVSQTPSYLSCKDKTEVKAAFQKQLEVFMKKNVDFLIAEYFEHVEEAVWAVEVLKESGKPVAATMCIGPEGDMHGVSPGQCAVQLVKAGASIVGVNCHFDPETCIETVRLMKEGLQAAKLKAHLMCQPLAFHTPDCGKQGFIDLPEFPFGLEPRIATRWDIQKYARKAYDLGIRFIGGCCGFEPYHIRAIAEELAPERGFLPEASEKHGSWGDNLSMHTKPWVRARARKEYWENLKPASGRPYCPCMSKPDGWGVTRGAKELMQQKEATTEQQLKELFQKKKF encoded by the exons ATGCTGCCGATCAGGAAGACCGCGAAACAGGGCAAAAGG GGTATTCTAGAACGCTTGGACGCTGGAGAAATTGTGATCGGAGATGGGGGATTTGTCTTTGCTCTTGAAAAGAGGGGATATGTAAAAGCTGGGCCTTGGACTCCTGAAGCAACTGTAGAACATCCCGAAGCAG TTCGTCAGCTTCACCGAGAATTCCTCAGAGCTGGATCCAATGTTCTGCAGACCTTCACCTTTTATGCCAGTGAGGACAAACTAGAGAACAGGGGCAATTATGTAGCTGAGAAAATAAGT TGCCACAAAGTGAATGAAGCTGCTTGTGACATTGCAAGAGAAGTGGCTAATGAAGGTGATGCTTTAGTGGCTGGAGGAGTCAGTCAAACACCGTCTTACTTAAGCTGCAAGGATAAAACAGAGGTTAAAGCAGCCTTTCAAAAGCAACTGGAAGTCTTTATGAAGAAGAATGTGGACTTCTTAATTGCAGAG tattttgagCATGTTGAAGAGGCTGTCTGGGCAGTTGAAGTTCTAAAAGAATCTGGAAAGCCAGTTGCAGCTACGATGTGCATTGGTCCAGAAGGAGACATGCATGGAGTGTCCCCTGGACAATGTGCTGTCCAGCTGGTCAAGGCTG GTGCTTCTATAGTTGGAGTCAACTGCCATTTTGATCCAGAAACTTGCATCGAAACTGTGAGGCTGATGAAAGAGGGCCTGCAGGCTGCTAAACTGAAAGCCCACCTGATGTGCCAGCCACTTGCTTTCCATACTCCTGATTGTggaaagcagggatttattgaTCTTCCAGAATTTCCCTTTG GTCTGGAGCCAAGAATTGCCACCAGATGGGACATTCAAAAATATGCAAGAAAGGCCTATGACTTAGGAATTCGTTTCATTGGAGGCTGCTGTGGATTTGAGCCATACCACATCCGAGCAATAGCTGAGGAGTTGGCTCCTGAAAGAGGATTTTTGCCAGAAGCTTCTGAAAAACATGGTAGCTGGGGTGATAACCTGAGCATGCATACTAAACCCTGGGTGAGAGCAAG gGCAAGAAAAGAATACTGGGAGAATCTGAAGCCTGCTTCTGGCAGGCCATATTGTCCTTGCATGTCAAAGCCAGATGGCTGGGGAGTGACCAgaggagccaaggagctgatgCAACAGAAAGAAGCAACAACTGAACAACAGCTGAAGGAGCTCTTCCAGAAAAAGAAGTTCTAA